A region of Vitis riparia cultivar Riparia Gloire de Montpellier isolate 1030 chromosome 12, EGFV_Vit.rip_1.0, whole genome shotgun sequence DNA encodes the following proteins:
- the LOC117926504 gene encoding sodium/calcium exchanger NCL1-like has translation MAKKHTLFLLAFLFLMMLINGGKGQGVADNSAYGLVSDGVGEVQQSAFVVFKNWASSDSCHQTYGFLPCTTTVLGNIFLILVYGYLMFIAAKFLSDGSEILLGILGPGIIGGLFLPVLSAFPDAVIILASGLSGSKETAQSQVSIGMGLLAGSTVMLLTILWGSCIIVGKCDIENSVATDLKDTRGFSLTGSGVSTDIWASYAARIMVISVIPFIIVQISQLLHTTSQARLTVLISLIVSLSLLLSYCLYQVFQPRIQKRRLAYAKHKHLMSGILKHLKSHILGRLFTNNGEPNTEAIKKLFETIDVNSNGYLSVTDIRALIIGIQFDAADLDIDETVRSVMKDFDTTGDSQIDMNEFVRGMSRWLTKAKRSAIHAGSDGSNSLSTRYINDFNLRTREEQEKLEDQNEEEEVESIKNPKWNASKAVAILLLGTVVAAIFADPLVDAVDNFSTATSIPSFFVSFVVLPFASSSEAVSAMIFASRKKLRTASLTFSEIYGSVTMGNILSLSVFLGLIYFRQLTWDFASEVLIILIVCILMGVFAGTRTTFPLWTSLMAFLLYPLSLVLVYVLDNYLGWS, from the exons ATGGCAAAGAAGCATACTCTCTTTCTTCTAGCTTTTCTCTTTCTCATGATGCTGATCAATGGCGGAAAGGGTCAGGGGGTTGCAGATAACTCTGCCTATGGTCTGGTCTCTGATGGAGTTGGAGAGGTTCAGCAATCAGCAtttgttgtttttaagaattgGGCTTCATCAGATAGCTGTCACCAGACATATGGATTCCTGCCATGCACGACCACTGTGCTGGGAAACATCTTCCTAATCCTTGTGTATGGTTACTTGATGTTTATTGCAGCCAAGTTTTTGTCTGATGGAAGTGAGATTCTGCTGGGAATTCTTGGTCCTGGAATTATTGGTGGGCTTTTCCTGCCTGTGCTCAGTGCTTTTCCTGATGCTGTTATCATCCTTG CATCTGGGCTATCTGGAAGCAAAGAAACAGCTCAAAGTCAGGTCTCAATTGGTATGGGCTTGCTAGCTGGATCAACTGTTATGCTTCTGACAATACTATGGGGATCTTGCATCATAGTTGGCAAGTGTGACATTGAAAATTCAGTGGCTACTGATTTGAAAGACACCAGAGGATTCAGCTTAACTG GTTCAGGTGTTAGTACTGATATCTGGGCCAGCTATGCGGCTCGGATCATGGTTATATCTGTTATTCCTTTCATTATAGTCCAAATATCACAACTTCTCCATACAACTTCGCAAGCTCGATTAACAGTCTTGATTTCACTCATTGTATCTCTTTCGTTATTGCTTTCATATTGCCTTTATCAG GTCTTTCAGCCTAGGATTCAGAAGAGAAGACTTGCATATGCAAAGCATAAACATCTAATGTCGggaattttaaaacatttgaagTCCCATATCCTGGGAAGGCTCTTCACTAATAACGGTGAACCTAATACAGAAGCTATAAAAAA GTTATTTGAGACAATTGATGTAAATTCGAATGGGTACCTCTCTGTTACTGATATAAGAGCCCTGATAATAGGGATCCAGTTTGATGCAGCGGATTTGGATATTGATGAAACTGTGAGAAGTGTAATGAAAGATTTTGATACAACGGGGGATTCCCAAATTGATATGAATGAGTTTGTCAGAGGAATGTCAAGATGGCTTACTAAGGCTAAGCGTTCAGCAATTCATGCTGGAAGTGATGGCAGTAATTCCCTGTCAACAAGATATATAAATGACTTCAATCTG CGAACAAGAGAGGAGCAGGAGAAGTTGGAGGATCAGAATGAAGAGGAGGAAGTGGAGAGCATTAAAAATCCCAAGTGGAATGCCTCTAAAGCAGTAGCCATTTTGCTTTTGGGCACAGTTGTTGCTGCTATATTTGCCGATCCCCTTGTTGATGCTGTTGACAACTTCTCCACTGCTACAAGCATCCCTTCTTTCTTTGTCTCATTTGTTGTTCTTCCTTTTGCTAGCTCCAGTGAAGCAGTATCAGCCATGATCTTTGCCAGCAGAAAGAAGTTGAGGACTGCTTCTTTAACATTTTCTGAG ATTTATGGGTCAGTGACAATGGGCAACATCCTTAGCTTGTCTGTCTTCTTGGGTCTCATCTACTTTCGCCAGTTGACATGGGACTTCGCATCTGAGGTGCTGATTATTCTGATAGTATGCATACTGATGGGAGTCTTTGCTGGTACCCGTACAACTTTCCCTCTTTGGACAAGCTTGATGGCCTTCCTGCTTTACCCATTATCCTTGGTGTTGGTGTATGTTCTTGACAATTATTTGGGATGGTCATAG
- the LOC117926503 gene encoding uncharacterized protein LOC117926503 → MSSPSDSQGPEEALITQNPNMPAEQHPQSQAQALSPKTLTLEIADPQNPEPTEQPHPQHQQISIEDDQDDPEGTSPSSSSISVSHITITIPDSSTPQNPPLTTPTNARRSLKRKKGAQHKRRTALEKFQQQKLGALIKTLNPIPFVPNKTLDFSKHESLLNRLGLWEFVHIEFDQTIRTDLLAQLIANYTQSARGSVVNGVKIKVNRADLARAMKLPVKKEKVSASSEGVLEAPAAEEAIGFIEDLVSNWVLLHEDTWMMPTEVLTWTRVIKEGHPEKVDWAGLIWFMVEKELHAEELVNCYYASHLQCLIRAQKEELLRTEAKDEVEVKEEEDGGDVEMGEEGDFPDREADDEDVKMDEDVKLDEEVKMDENVKMDEDVKMDKDVKVDEYVKLGEDVQVDEDVKVDEDVKVGEDVKVDEDVKVDEDVKVDEDLKTVGLDDIQGHELEEHNIELRLGQDGVGKEKVKDEDNMDFEECKEQEPGQWFLDGKNDDNEPYLRHCTLDDLKGSVCDEERKHEVDEEEGEGEEEEEQDRGFNLSPKCDNLAGLPSENLIHTMEASQVPFNSSMQLRDHSSMELLSSRAEANMIPGGPSIFSNSSKRDISHEHDISHQSLNSSHKRLRSDFDMCMEQIEHWMGKAKMLHQAKEQAFAESSMNQQFLMGELQQRDHLIELLQKAKFEEFQKREVETYRRDRELFVMGNLLESYRKALRETQRAFSEYRAHCPLPDEPLYSDVGETGGVVLSTMELEKQHRRQEEEYRMNCLLVEQKIKDFEVVWFNKLELHLNVVHMLDSRLMDAEKNVKLLKESYAKRKVSETSEPAPKE, encoded by the coding sequence ATGTCCTCTCCTTCCGATTCTCAGGGTCCAGAAGAGGCTCTCATCACCCAAAACCCTAACATGCCCGCTGAACAACATCCACAATCTCAAGCTCAAGCTCTCTCccctaaaaccctaaccctagaaaTCGCCGATCCCCAAAACCCTGAACCAACTGAACAGCCACACCCTCAACACCAGCAAATCTCTATCGAAGATGATCAAGATGACCCAGAAGGTACGtctccttcttcttcatcaatttCCGTTTCACACATCACCATCACCATCCCCGACTCATCTACCCCTCAAAATCCTCCTCTCACCACGCCCACCAATGCTCGCCGTTCACTCAAGCGCAAGAAGGGAGCTCAGCACAAGCGACGTACTGCTCTTGAAAAATTTCAGCAGCAGAAACTTGGTGCActtattaaaaccctaaatccgATCCCCTTTGTGCCTAATAAAACCCTAGATTTTTCCAAGCACGAGTCGCTGCTTAATCGTCTTGGGTTGTGGGAATTTGTTCATATTGAGTTTGATCAGACCATTCGCACAGATCTTCTTGCGCAGTTGATTGCAAATTATACGCAGAGTGCGAGAGGCAGTGTTGTTAATGGGGTTAAGATTAAGGTCAATAGGGCTGATCTTGCTCGGGCGATGAAGTTGCCggtgaagaaggagaaggtCAGTGCATCGTCGGAGGGTGTCTTGGAGGCTCCGGCGGCAGAGGAGGCGATTGGGTTTATTGAGGATTTGGTCTCAAATTGGGTGCTTTTACACGAGGATACGTGGATGATGCCAACGGAGGTTTTGACTTGGACGCGGGTGATTAAGGAGGGGCACCCGGAGAAGGTAGATTGGGCGGGGTTGATATGGTTTATGGTGGAGAAGGAGTTGCATGCAGAAGAATTGGTGAATTGTTACTATGCTTCACATTTGCAGTGTTTGATAAGAGCACAAAAGGAGGAGCTTTTGAGGACAGAGGCTAAGGATGAGGTTGAAGTGAAGGAGGAAGAGGATGGTGGTGATGTGGAGATGGGTGAGGAGGGTGATTTTCCAGATCGTGAAGCAGATGATGAAGATGTGAAGATGGATGAAGATGTGAAGTTGGATGAAGAGGTGAAGATggatgaaaatgtgaaaatggaTGAAGATGTGAAGATGGATAAAGATGTGAAGGTGGATGAGTATGTGAAGTTGGGTGAGGATGTGCAGGTGGATGAAGATGTGAAGGTGGATGAAGATGTGAAGGTGGGTGAGGATGTGAAGGTGGATGAAGATGTGAAGGTGGATGAAGATGTGAAGGTGGATGAAGATTTGAAGACTGTGGGCTTGGATGATATTCAAGGACATGAATTGGAGGAACATAATATTGAATTACGTTTGGGTCAAGATGGTGTTGGGAAGGAAAAGGTAAAGGATGAGGACAATATGGATTTTGAAGAGTGCAAGGAGCAAGAACCTGGGCAGTGGTTCTTGGACGGGAAGAATGATGATAATGAACCATATTTGCGTCATTGTACTCTTGATGACCTTAAGGGTTCAGTTTGTGATGAGGAAAGGAAACACGAAGTagatgaagaagaaggagaaggagaagaggaagaagagcaGGATCGTGGTTTTAATCTTTCACCAAAATGTGACAATTTAGCTGGTCTACCCTCGGAGAACCTTATTCACACAATGGAAGCATCACAAGTTCCTTTTAATTCATCAATGCAGCTTCGTGATCATTCTTCCATGGAGCTTCTCTCATCAAGGGCTGAAGCAAATATGATTCCAGGGGGTCCATCCATTTTCAGTAACTCTAGCAAGAGAGATATCAGCCATGAACATGATATTTCTCATCAATCTCTAAATAGTAGTCATAAGAGGTTGAGGAGTGACTTTGACATGTGTATGGAGCAAATAGAGCATTGGATGGGAAAGGCCAAGATGCTTCATCAGGCAAAAGAACAAGCTTTTGCTGAATCAAGTATGAATCAGCAATTCTTAATGGGTGAGCTGCAACAGCGAGACCACCTGATTGAACTTTTGCAGAAAGCCAAGTTTGAGGAGTTTCAGAAAAGAGAAGTGGAAACATACCGGCGGGATCGTGAACTTTTTGTGATGGGAAATCTCTTAGAGAGCTATAGGAAGGCTTTAAGAGAAACACAGCGGGCATTTTCTGAATATAGAGCACACTGTCCACTGCCTGATGAGCCACTTTACAGTGATGTTGGTGAGACAGGGGGTGTTGTTCTGAGCACCATGGAATTGGAAAAACAACATCGGAGGCAGGAAGAAGAATATAGGATGAACTGTTTGCTGGTGGAACAAAAGATTAAGGACTTTGAGGTTGTGTGGTTCAACAAATTGGAATTGCATCTGAATGTGGTTCATATGCTTGATAGCAGGTTGATGGATGCTGAGAAGAATGTAAAACTTCTCAAGGAATCATATGCTAAACGGAAGGTTTCAGAAACATCAGAACCTGCTCCAAAAGAATGA